From a region of the Arachis ipaensis cultivar K30076 chromosome B09, Araip1.1, whole genome shotgun sequence genome:
- the LOC110267318 gene encoding uncharacterized protein LOC110267318 yields the protein MIKKSGTRENPNRLFHTCARYLKGSHCNFFRWVDDVGYEAGAETDVEVDSEYDEWRLNVSWRVGSLEGEVRAMKMLIMYISVATIVATVIFASLLFTCISK from the exons ATGATCAAGAAATCTGGTACAAGAGAGAATCCAAATAGGTTGTTCCACACTTGTGCAAGATACCTG AAGGGAAGCCACTGCAACTTCTTTAGGTGGGTTGATGATGTTGGGTATGAAGCAGGAGCAGAAACTGATGTAGAGGTTGACAGTGAGTATGATGAATGGAGATTGAATGTGTCATGGAGAGTGGGTAGCTTGGAGGGTGAAGTTAGAGCAATGAAGATGCTAATAATGTACATCTCAGTTGCAACGATTGTGGCTACTGTCATTTTTGCATCACTTTTGTTCACATGTATCTCCAAGTAA
- the LOC107616168 gene encoding uncharacterized protein LOC107616168, producing MFGYAAGAELDADLTATTSKHAHNKKKEISNKDTKRVLMTRNKFTNKDPLSVFLKPSTNFAEFKNTILQRLGLQGVKRVEKLFYRIPISVLRDDAKYDSFVISSDEDFQVLFHCRRQFPEVRTPELLAKLVDVVSSSGSSNKNPHSTGHPACSSSMPVGSSSVVLPATIADDSDDETPRTTPAVGRGASSSGTNQYPPHFSALDLDAMVGQQFQDKEEVVFSVETYSICRGVEYKVLESDHRKYDGKCKEFGSGCTWLIQVSLRQRKDIWEVKRYNGPYTYLATSISSDHKKLDYHVISAFILPMIRVDNHNI from the exons ATGTTTGGATATGCAGCCGGCGCAGAATTAGATGCAGATCTGACTGCTACAACAAGCAAACATGCACacaataagaaaaaggaaatatCAAATAAGGATACGAAACGCGTTTTGATGACAAG AAATAAGTTTACTAACAAGGATCCGCTGAGTGTTTTTCTCAAACCTTCGACGAATTTTGCCGAGTTTAAGAATACTATACTCCAGAGACTAGGACTGCAAGGCGTGAAACGGGTGGAGAAGTTGTTCTATAGAATCCCGATTTCTGTGTTACGCGATGATGCCAAGTATGATTCATTCGTTATTAGCAGTGACGAAGATTTTCAGGTGCTGTTCCATTGTCGCCGTCAGTTTCCCGAGGTGAGGACTCCAGAGCTGTTGGCGAAACTTGTGGATGTGGTATCTAGTTCTGGAAGCTCGAATAAGAATCCCCACTCCACAGGACATCCAGCTTGCTCTAGTTCCATGCCTGTTGGTTCTTCGTCAGTTGTGCTG cccGCCACGATAGCTGATGATAGTGACGATGAGACACCACGGACGACTCCAGCTGTGGGTAGAGGAGCATCTAGTTCAGGTACTAATCAGTACCCCCCGCACTTCTCTGCTCTAGACTTGGATGCCATG GTTGGTCAGCAGTTTCAGGATAAAGAGGAAGTCGTGTTTAGCGTGGAGACCTATAGCATTTGCCGTGGGGTTGAGTACAAGGTATTGGAATCTGATCATCGCAAGTACGATGGCAAGTGCAAGGAGTTCGGCAGCGGGTGCACATGGCTCATCCAGGTTAGCCTCCGCCAACGCAAAGACATTTGGGAGGTAAAACGGTACAATGGTCCTTATACTTATCTAGCCACATCGATATCTAGTGATCACAAAAagcttgattatcatgtcatATCAGCCTTCATACTGCCCATGATTAGAGTTGATAACCACAATATTTAA
- the LOC107618015 gene encoding probable protein phosphatase 2C 15 (The sequence of the model RefSeq protein was modified relative to this genomic sequence to represent the inferred CDS: added 66 bases not found in genome assembly): MASGEGRRRHHDLVPLAALLKREMKSEKMEKPTVRYGHAAQSKKGEDYFLVKTDCQRVPGNPSTSFSVFAIFDGHNGNAAAIFAREHLLNHVLSALPRGLGRDEWLQALPRALVAGFVNTDKEFQSRGETSGTTATFVIVDRWTVTVASVGDSRCILDTQGGAVTTLTVDHRLEENIEERERVTASGGEVGRLSIVGGAEIGPLRCWPGGLCLSRSIGDMDVGEFIVPVPYVKQVKLSNAGGRLVIASDGIWDAVSSEVAAKSCRGLPAELAATQVVKEALRTRGLKDDTTCIVVDIIPPDNELPPTPPPKKHNKFRELFFRKRSRDSAGKLSKKLSAINIVEELFEEGSAMLAERLGSDENSGQSTSGLFVCAVCQVDLAPSEGISVHAGSIFSTSSKPWQGPFLCFDCRDKKDAMEGKRPSGVKVS; this comes from the exons ATGGCCTCCGGTGAAGGGAGGCGTCGTCACCATGATCTTGTGCCTCTTGCTGCATTGCTTAAGAGGGAGATGAAGAGTGAGAAGATGGAGAAGCCCACTGTTAGATATGGTCATGCCGCTCAGTCTAAGAAAGGGGAAGATTACTTTCTAGTCAAGACTGATTGTCAGCGAGTACCCGGGAACCCTTCAACTTCCTTTTCTGTTTTTGCG ATCTTTGATGGACACAATGGAAATGCTGCAGCCATTTTTGCTAGAGAGCATTTGTTAAATCATGTATTGAGTGCTCTTCCTCGAGGGCTTGGACGAGATGAGTGGTTGCAAGCTTTGCCTAGGGCATTGGTTGCGGGATTTGTTAATACTGATAAGGAATTTCAGAGCAGAG GAGAAACTTCTGGAACCACAGCTACGTTTGTGATAGTGGATAGGTGGACTGTGACAGTTGCATCTGTTGGAGATTCCCGTTGTATACTAGATACACAGGGTGGTGCTGTTACCACCTTAACGGTTGATCACAGACTTGAAGAAAATATTGAAGA GAGGGAACGTGTTACTGCAAGTGGAGGTGAAGTTGGGAGGCTTAGCATTGTTGGTGGTGCTGAG ATTGGTCCTCTTCGTTGCTGGCCTGGGGGTCTATGCCTTTCAAGGTCAATAGGAGATATGGATGTTGGGGAGTTCATAGTTCCAGTACCATATGTCAAACAAGTGAAG CTATCAAATGCTGGTGGTAGGCTTGTAATTGCTTCTGATGGCATCTGGGATGCCGTGTCC GAAGCACTAAGGACAAGAGGGTTAAAGGATGATACAACTTGTATAGTAGTTGACATAATCCCACCTGATAATGAGTTGCCACCAACTCCTCCCCCCAAAAAGCATAACAAGTTCAGAGAGCTTTTCTTCAGGAAAAGGTCCCGTGATTCTGCCGGTAAACTGTCAAAGAAGCTTTCAGCTATAAATATAGTGGAGGAACTCTTTGAAGAAGGATCAGCAATGCTTGCTGAAAG ATTAGGGAGTGATGAGAACTCAGGGCAATCAACATCTGGCCTTTTTGTTTGTGCTGTGTGTCAAGTTGATCTTGCTCCAAGTGAGGGTATCTCAGTCCATGCGGGTTCCATCTTTTCCACCAGCTCCAAGCCCTGGCAAGGACCTTTTCTGTGCTTTGATTGTCGCGATAAGAAGGATGCAATGGAGGGAAAACGCCCCAGTGGAGTTAAAGTGTCCTAG